CGACGATCGAGCCGATCAGCGCGGCTGTGGCCGCCACCTTCAGGGACGTGAAAAGGAAGGGAAGGCTGGCGGGCAGCCGCAGGGTCCAGAAGGTCTGCCACCCCGACGCCCGGTAGGTGGTCAGCAGGTCCTCCTGCATGGGATCGGGGCTCCGCAGGCCTGCCGCCACGCCCACCGCCACCGGAAAGAAGGCGATGTATGCGGCGATCAGCGCCTTGGGCAGCCAGCCCTGCACCCCGTACTGCCCGAGCACCACGGCCAGCATGGGCGCGAGGGCGATCACCGGGACCGTCTGCGAGGCGATCAGCCACGGCAGCGTCACCCGCTCGAAAGCGCGGCTGGCCACCAGGGCGACGGCCAGCCCGACGCCCAGCGCGGAAGCGATCAGCAGCCCCACGACCGTTTCGCCCGCCGTGACCAGCGTGTTGTATGGCACGCTCGTCGGGGCCATCGGCGGCACGCTCATGGCCCGCAGGCTGTTGCCCAGTTGAGCGGGGGCGGGCAGCACCGGATTGCGGAGCTGGGTGGCACAGGCGATGGCGGTGGCACAGCCCAGCTCCGCGCCGCTGTTCAGGCTGCGCTGCGCCGCACCGACATTGACCGCCAGCATCAGCGGCCAGTACAGCAGCAGCGCGATGACTGCCACGATGAGCATCGGCCCCAGGTTGCCGCCCATGGATGGGCTTCTCTTCCTGACCATCAGCGTGCCTGATGGTCGGCGTCGAAGCCGTGACCCCGCCGCAGCAGCTCCCGCACCCGCGTCGCCAGCTCGAAAAAGCGCGGACTTTCGCGGGTTTCCACGTTGCGCGGGTACGGCAGGTCGATGTCCACTACGCCCTCGATCTTGCCGGGCCGGGAGGTCATCACCACGACCCGGGTGCTCAGGAACACCGCCTCGCTGATGCCGTGCGTGACGAACACCACCGTTTTGCCAGTCTCCTGCCACAACCGCAGCAATTCGCCGTTCAGGTGTTCGCGGGTGATCTCGTCCAGCGCGCCGAACGGCTCGTCCATCAGGAGCAAGCCCGGATCGAAGGCCAGGGCGCGGGCAATGCTGACCCGCTGCTGCATGCCGCCCGACAGCTGCCAGGGGTAACGCGCCGCAAAGCCCTCGAGCCCGACGAGCTTCAGCATCTCGTGGGCGCGGGCCTGCCGGGCGGCTTTCGGCATCCGGTTGGCAGACCCGGCCATCACGTCCAGCGGCAGCAGCACGTTGTTCAGGACCGTGCGCCATTCCAGCAGCGCCGGCGCCTGAAACACATAGCCGTAAGCCCGCTCCTGCCGCGCCTGCGCGGGCGATCTGCCGCCCACCAGCAGATCCCCGCCCGTCGGCGTGATCAGATCGGCCATCAGCCGCAGCAGCGTGGTCTTGCCGCAGCCACTGGGGCCGATCAGGCTGATGAATTCGCCCTGCCCGATGTCCAGCGTGGCGTCCTTGAGAGCCACCGTATCGCCCTGCGCGCCCCGGAAAACCATGTTGAGGTCCTTGAGATGGACGGCGGGTTGCCCCCTTTCCCTCAGGGCCGGCACTGGCGCGGCGGCAGTCAAACCGGAACCTCGGCCCGCTGCACCTGTTGCGGGGAGCGCCGCAGCAACTGCCCGCGCCCCGGCTCGCCCATGAACTGACCGTCGCGCACCGCCACCTGCCCGCGCACCGTGACCACGCTGGGCCGTCCGTCGATCTCGAAGCCCTCAAAGCCGCTGTAATCGTTGTTGACGTGCGACAACTGCGCGCTGATGGTGCCTCGGTAGTTCGGATCGTAGACCACCAGATCGGCGTCCGAGCCGACTTCAATCGCGCCCTTCCTGGGATACAGCCCGAAGATCTGCGCCGCGCGCGTGCTGGCCGCGGCCACGAAGCGGCTCAGGCTCAGGCC
The genomic region above belongs to Deinococcus humi and contains:
- a CDS encoding ABC transporter permease codes for the protein MGGNLGPMLIVAVIALLLYWPLMLAVNVGAAQRSLNSGAELGCATAIACATQLRNPVLPAPAQLGNSLRAMSVPPMAPTSVPYNTLVTAGETVVGLLIASALGVGLAVALVASRAFERVTLPWLIASQTVPVIALAPMLAVVLGQYGVQGWLPKALIAAYIAFFPVAVGVAAGLRSPDPMQEDLLTTYRASGWQTFWTLRLPASLPFLFTSLKVAATAALIGSIVAEISTISFSGLGKMLAENSRASDTLALWVIMLYGAGLGIALVAVLGLIERLVTPWRAGQSR
- a CDS encoding ABC transporter ATP-binding protein, which codes for MTAAAPVPALRERGQPAVHLKDLNMVFRGAQGDTVALKDATLDIGQGEFISLIGPSGCGKTTLLRLMADLITPTGGDLLVGGRSPAQARQERAYGYVFQAPALLEWRTVLNNVLLPLDVMAGSANRMPKAARQARAHEMLKLVGLEGFAARYPWQLSGGMQQRVSIARALAFDPGLLLMDEPFGALDEITREHLNGELLRLWQETGKTVVFVTHGISEAVFLSTRVVVMTSRPGKIEGVVDIDLPYPRNVETRESPRFFELATRVRELLRRGHGFDADHQAR